In Geotalea uraniireducens, the genomic window GACGAAATCGACCCCGCAGCGGTCGGAGAGATAGCGGGTCAGGGGGGCGAAACGGCTGAGGGTCTCTTCCTCGCTGTTGCAGATCATGTAGCCGATCTTCACGACCGGCCGCTTCCCTGCTGCCTTGCAGCCGGCCAGGGCCAACAGGGCGAGCAGAATCAGGGTGAGGCGGGTAAGGCTTGAGCGTATCATCGGTTATGTCCTGTCCTTTAGCGGCGCACCGGCAGTGCTAGCGACACGCCGGATCGATCTCGTCCAGAGAGCCTTGCATGACATATGCCCTGCCCCGGCAGCCGCCGCAACACTCTACCAGCTGGGGGCAGTCGCGGCAGGCAGCGGGAGTTTCCAGCAGCCGGCGACGGAATTCCTTTTTCGCCGGGGAGGCGACGATCTCCGCCAGCGAAGCGGTTTCCAGGGTGCCGAGGCGCACCGGCAGGGTCGGGCAGGGATAGACGCCGCCATCGGGAGCGATCGCCAGCATGGTGTTGGCCGCCTGGCAGCCGCCCTGAGGGAACGGCTCGCCGGGGTTGAAGGCCCGCCAGAGGAATGGATCGTGGATCGTCAGCTTCAGTCCGGTCACCCCGGTAGCGGCCAGCGCCGTCGCCAGCCCGCGCTGCTCGGCAATGGTAGGGCAGAAGGGCCGCTCGCCACCGTACAGGCGCTGCATCGGCAGGACAATCCGGCTGATTCCCTGCTGACGGCAACGGGCGATGATCGCCGGCAGTTCCCACCAGTTCCCGGCATTCACGGCGATCGAGACCCCGGTCGGGCAGGGAGCGGAACCGTCAAGGACGATGAGGTCGGCGGCATGCTCCAGTGCCACCAGGAATTCCTGCACCGGCTCTCTGACCAGCATCCGGCGGATCGCCGCCGTCGACAGCGTCAGCGGCACCGTCAGGGAAACGGCGGACGGCGCGCCGCGGAACAGCTCCACCAGTTCGGCCACCCCGGCAGCAGTACTGCCCGGCGGGGCGGTGAGCTGCACCATCAGCGGCCGGCAGGCGACGATGCCGGCGGCAATCCGGCCGGCAAGTTCCGGATCGGCACCGCGTGGCGGCAGGTCCCAGTAGATGGTGATCGGCGTTGCCAGTTCCATTGCTCAGGCCCAACAGTGGGGATCGGGGCTGTTGAGGTCACCGGTAAGGGCGAGCGCCCGGGCGGAACAACCGCCGAGACAATCCTCATACTTGCTGCAGCCGGCACATTTGCCGGTCGGCTGCTTGTTCCGCATCTTTTCAAGGATCGGCGCATCGCGCCAGACCTGGCGGAGATCGTCCCGGGTGATGTTACCGATCACCACCGGGACGAAGCCGCAGGGAGTCATATCGCCGTTGGCCTTGATATTGAGGGAAAGCTTGCCGCAGACGCTCCCCTTCACCAGGCTGCCGGCGTCGCGGGCGCCGAGCAGGGCGATGATCGGGTCGTCGAGAGAGA contains:
- a CDS encoding GeoRSP system SPASM domain protein; this encodes MELATPITIYWDLPPRGADPELAGRIAAGIVACRPLMVQLTAPPGSTAAGVAELVELFRGAPSAVSLTVPLTLSTAAIRRMLVREPVQEFLVALEHAADLIVLDGSAPCPTGVSIAVNAGNWWELPAIIARCRQQGISRIVLPMQRLYGGERPFCPTIAEQRGLATALAATGVTGLKLTIHDPFLWRAFNPGEPFPQGGCQAANTMLAIAPDGGVYPCPTLPVRLGTLETASLAEIVASPAKKEFRRRLLETPAACRDCPQLVECCGGCRGRAYVMQGSLDEIDPACR